Proteins encoded together in one Miscanthus floridulus cultivar M001 chromosome 16, ASM1932011v1, whole genome shotgun sequence window:
- the LOC136510704 gene encoding uncharacterized protein, with protein MAITFDQEDHPDHIPYPGRYLLMVSPIMGTTCLTKVLMDGGSGLNKLYASTLNKMGVPRSSLCPSKASFYGIVLGMEAVPLGRIWLNVTFEVVNFPSVYHILVGRPCFAKFMAVPNYTYLELKMPDPKGVITVEGSFKQAYYYEQDYVAQVTTLIAPYATKP; from the coding sequence ATGGCCATCACCTTTGACCAAGAAGACCATCCCGATCACATCCCCTATCCAGGGCGCTACCTGCTCATGGTCAGCCCAATCATGGGCACcacgtgcctcaccaaggtgctgatggatggtggTAGTGGCCTCAACAAACTTTATGCCAGCACCCTCAACAAGATGGGCGTCCCTCGGAGCAGCCTGTGCCCTAGCAAGGCGTCGTTCTATGGGATTGTGTTGGGGATGGAAGCCGTGCCCCTAGGGCGCATCTGGCTCAATGTCACCTTTGAGGTTGTCAACTTCCCCAGTGTCTACCACATCCTCGTCGGTCGACCGTgctttgccaagttcatggccgtccccaactacacctacctcgagcTCAAGATGCCCGACCCGAAGGGGGTCATCACCGTTGAAGGTAGCTTCAAGCAAGCTTACTACTATGAGCAAGACTACGTCGCCCAAGTGACCACACTCATCGCCCCCTATGCTACTAAACCCTAG